A portion of the Polycladomyces subterraneus genome contains these proteins:
- a CDS encoding class I SAM-dependent methyltransferase, whose amino-acid sequence MLDHAFFLLKFLRSPRSIGSIVPSSPFLAYKMMKPVEWEQLYVIVELGAGTGALTRYIHQWKKADSHALIFEKDKQLRNRLKSAYPDLLFASDARHLSRELRKHDLGQADCILSGLPFANFPPSLRDRILREVRRSLRPNGLFITFQYTLQMKPHLEQHFHTVEIAFTPWNIPPAFVYICRNHG is encoded by the coding sequence GTGCTGGATCACGCCTTCTTTTTGCTGAAGTTTCTGCGATCACCCAGAAGCATTGGAAGCATTGTACCCAGTTCTCCTTTTTTGGCTTATAAGATGATGAAACCCGTCGAGTGGGAACAATTGTACGTCATCGTGGAGCTGGGTGCGGGAACGGGTGCATTGACGCGATACATTCACCAATGGAAAAAGGCGGACAGCCACGCCTTGATTTTTGAAAAGGATAAGCAACTTCGGAATCGGCTGAAATCAGCGTATCCCGATCTCCTCTTCGCCTCTGATGCCCGTCACCTCTCCCGCGAGCTCCGCAAACATGACTTGGGGCAAGCGGATTGCATCCTCAGCGGACTGCCGTTCGCCAACTTCCCTCCATCGCTACGGGACAGGATTTTGCGAGAAGTGCGACGCTCTCTGAGGCCCAACGGCCTTTTCATCACATTTCAATACACGCTCCAGATGAAACCACATTTGGAGCAACATTTTCACACGGTTGAAATTGCGTTCACGCCATGGAACATTCCGCCCGCTTTCGTATACATCTGCCGAAACCATGGATGA
- a CDS encoding DUF2269 family protein, whose translation MAYHIALFIHVVSVATWFGGLSMMAIWLRNAARGESIDAQASLRAAHRANMTMLVPTAILALITGLYMLMNGGWGSDKPLWLLIKERFASTWILIYVLWFSYAGGKLLKKAQEEKDTEIAVKRYILWLNLSLSILVLIILVVTFQFS comes from the coding sequence ATGGCGTACCATATCGCCCTGTTTATTCATGTCGTTTCCGTCGCCACTTGGTTTGGGGGATTGTCCATGATGGCCATTTGGCTGCGAAATGCTGCTCGCGGGGAATCGATCGATGCACAGGCGTCACTCCGGGCTGCACATCGGGCCAACATGACCATGCTGGTACCAACGGCCATACTGGCGCTTATCACCGGGTTGTATATGCTGATGAACGGCGGTTGGGGGAGCGACAAACCGTTGTGGCTGCTGATCAAAGAACGCTTCGCCAGCACGTGGATTTTGATCTATGTTCTGTGGTTTTCCTACGCCGGCGGTAAACTGCTGAAGAAAGCACAAGAAGAAAAGGATACCGAAATCGCGGTCAAGCGTTACATTCTTTGGCTCAATCTCTCTTTGTCGATTTTGGTGCTGATCATCTTGGTTGTGACATTTCAATTCTCCTAA
- a CDS encoding antibiotic biosynthesis monooxygenase family protein, which translates to MYQVNNRIRIESMEQLQHLVERFRKAPESMKEVPGFVSFRLLKSEDGSHLLVETVFESKEAFVNWTQSEHFKRAHGGRSYQNARPDLSAYEVLIK; encoded by the coding sequence ATGTATCAGGTGAACAACCGCATTCGAATCGAATCCATGGAACAACTGCAACATCTGGTGGAACGGTTCCGCAAGGCGCCGGAATCGATGAAGGAAGTTCCCGGGTTCGTCTCGTTTCGCCTGCTCAAATCGGAAGATGGGTCCCATCTGTTGGTGGAGACCGTTTTTGAATCAAAAGAAGCCTTTGTCAACTGGACACAAAGCGAACATTTCAAACGGGCTCATGGCGGTCGAAGCTATCAGAACGCCCGACCTGATCTATCCGCATACGAAGTATTAATCAAGTAG
- a CDS encoding phospho-sugar mutase, giving the protein MEDFKRWMSFPDLDPALKKELAECRHDEKEIEDRFYRHLTFGTAGLRGLIGAGTNRMNRYTVRRASEGFAQYLLGQTGAPEKRVVIGYDSRRGSFDFAREAAGVFAHHGIQVYLFDELCPTPMLSFAIRHLGASGGVMITASHNPAEYNGYKVFADDGGQISSDTAQRITQQIDRVENELTVPCMPIEEAIKTGRLYMMGDAIRSAYTSQLRALSLHPNLAKRMKTPLRIVFTPLHGTGNKPVRRILRELGYEHVYTVPEQEQPDPDFSTVKSPNPEDPRAFDMALALARERDAHLVIGTDPDADRLGVWVRVRKGKYQPLNGNQIGALLLYYLFEQKKHQGSLPDNGAAIKTIVSSDLGRSIAQSYGITMEETLTGFKYIAAKIEEYEKSGRHTFLFGYEESYGYLVGSFVRDKDAVQAAMLCCEMAGYYHERGKTLVEVLNELYRRYGTYREDLFSLTLEGKEGQDTITRIMERLRGKRLSDIGGLSVRECQDYLKGIDGLPSADVLKYRLEDGSWVAVRPSGTEPKIKFYFSVVADNAERAEQTLHQLQTSIQSLIRPFTEKAK; this is encoded by the coding sequence ATGGAAGATTTCAAGAGATGGATGTCGTTTCCCGATTTGGACCCCGCGTTAAAGAAAGAGTTGGCCGAGTGCCGGCATGACGAAAAGGAAATCGAGGACCGGTTCTACCGCCACCTCACGTTCGGTACTGCAGGGCTACGCGGGTTGATCGGTGCGGGAACCAACCGGATGAATCGTTACACTGTCCGCCGTGCGAGTGAAGGTTTTGCGCAGTACTTGCTCGGTCAGACTGGTGCTCCGGAGAAGAGGGTTGTTATCGGCTACGATTCCCGCCGCGGGTCGTTCGATTTCGCCAGGGAAGCAGCGGGGGTGTTCGCCCATCACGGTATCCAGGTCTATCTGTTCGACGAATTGTGCCCAACACCAATGCTGTCATTTGCCATTCGACATTTGGGGGCGTCTGGCGGCGTCATGATCACCGCCAGCCACAACCCGGCGGAGTACAACGGATACAAAGTGTTCGCAGATGATGGTGGACAGATCTCTTCCGATACGGCCCAACGAATCACGCAGCAAATCGATCGGGTCGAAAACGAACTGACCGTCCCTTGTATGCCGATAGAAGAAGCGATTAAAACGGGACGCCTGTACATGATGGGGGATGCTATCCGCAGCGCATACACGAGTCAGTTACGTGCGCTGTCTTTGCACCCCAACTTGGCCAAACGGATGAAAACACCGCTGCGCATCGTGTTCACGCCATTGCACGGGACTGGGAACAAGCCTGTACGCCGCATCTTGAGGGAGCTGGGTTATGAACACGTCTACACGGTTCCCGAACAGGAGCAACCTGATCCTGACTTTTCAACTGTCAAGTCGCCCAATCCGGAGGACCCCCGCGCTTTCGACATGGCGCTGGCTCTCGCCAGGGAACGTGACGCTCATCTGGTGATCGGCACTGATCCGGATGCTGACCGCCTGGGAGTATGGGTACGTGTGCGCAAAGGAAAATACCAACCGCTCAACGGGAACCAGATCGGTGCATTGTTATTGTATTACCTCTTTGAACAGAAAAAGCACCAGGGAAGTCTTCCAGACAACGGTGCTGCGATCAAAACGATCGTCAGTTCGGACCTGGGCCGATCAATTGCCCAATCCTACGGCATCACGATGGAAGAAACCTTGACAGGATTTAAGTACATCGCCGCCAAAATCGAGGAGTACGAAAAAAGCGGCCGCCATACATTCCTGTTCGGATACGAGGAAAGCTACGGCTATCTGGTGGGTTCCTTTGTGCGGGACAAAGACGCCGTGCAAGCGGCAATGTTGTGCTGCGAGATGGCGGGCTATTACCACGAAAGGGGAAAAACGCTGGTCGAAGTGTTGAACGAACTGTACCGGCGATACGGCACTTACCGGGAAGACTTGTTCTCATTAACCCTGGAAGGAAAAGAGGGACAGGACACGATCACCCGCATCATGGAGCGGTTGCGTGGAAAGCGGTTGTCCGACATCGGCGGCCTCTCCGTACGAGAATGTCAAGATTATCTGAAAGGAATCGATGGGCTGCCTTCTGCGGATGTATTAAAATACCGCCTCGAAGACGGCAGTTGGGTTGCCGTTCGACCGTCGGGGACCGAACCGAAGATCAAATTTTATTTCAGCGTAGTGGCTGACAATGCGGAACGTGCCGAACAAACCTTGCATCAGCTGCAAACGTCGATCCAATCGCTGATCCGCCCCTTTACAGAAAAAGCTAAATGA